A window of Kineococcus sp. NBC_00420 genomic DNA:
ACCTCGAGGCCGCCGCCCAGGGAGCGGTCGCGGCCTCCCTCGTCAACGCGGGCCAGGACTGCACCGCGGCCACCCGCGCCTACGTGCAGCGGCCGTTGTTCGACGACTTCGTGGCCCGGACCGCGGAACTCATGGCCGGGGTCCGCGTCGGGTCCCCGACGGACCCCGCCACCGACATGGGCTCGCTCATCCACGTCCGCCAGCGCGACAAGGTCGCCGGGATGGTCGAGCGGGCCGTCGACGCGGGGGCGAAGGTCGTGACCGGGGGCCACGCGCCGTCCGGTCCGGGTGCGTTCTACTCCCCCACGCTGCTGGTGGGCGCGGCGCAGGACTCCGAGATCGTGCAGGAGGAGGTGTTCGGTCCGGTGCTGGTCGCCCTGCCCTTCGACACCGACGACGAGGGCCTCGCCCTCGCCAACGACACGCCCTTCGGGCTGGCGGCCTCGGCCTGGACGCAGAACGTCTACCGCTCGATGCGGGCCAGCGCGGAACTGCGCGCCGGGTGCGTGTGGATCAACGACCACATCCCGATCATCAGCGAGATGCCGCACGGTGGGGTGAAGGCGTCGGGCTTCGGCAAGGACATGTCCACCTACTCCCTCGACGAGTACACGGCCGTCAAGCACGTGATGTTCGACCGCACCGGCACCGCCCGCAAGGAGTGGCACCGGACCGTCTTCTCCTGACCGGGCCGCTCGGGGTGAGGGATCACACACCGGGGGCGGTCCGAGGGTCTCCTACGGGGCGTCAGACTTGGGGGAACGACCCCGCCAGGAGGAGGACCCCCATGACGTCCGGGCCGCTCGCCGCCCGTTGGTTCCGCGTGATCGCGACCTTCGAGGCGATCTCGTGGACCGCGCTGCTCGTCGCGATGTTCCTGAAGTGGATCGTGAAGGCCCCGCACGAGGGTGGTGTCCCGGTGGTCGGGATGATCCACGGCGTGGGTTTCGTGATCTACCTGCTGTCCACGGTGTGGGCCGCTCGCCGGCTGGGGTGGGGTCTGCGGGTCACGCTCCTGGGGTTCGTCGCGGGGTTCCCGCCCTTCGGGACGATCGTCTTCGAACGCTGGCTCGTCCGGCACGGCCTGCTCACCACGGGATCCGCTCGAAGCTCCGACGCAGTCGGTTCCCCTTCGCGGGGTTGACGAACTCGACCCGGCTGACGCGCCCCTCCAGGTGGGCGCGGAAGTCGGGGTGCGCGGCCCGGTTCTGCGACGCCGGGCCGTGCACGACGCAGTTGTGCAGGACGGCCTTCAACCGGTCGAACTCGTCGCGCGGGACGTTCGGGTGGTCGTTGACGACGAGCCCGGTCACCAGTTGCCGGGCGCCCCGGCCGCGGGTGCGGGTCTTCGCCGGGTTCAGGACGAAACCCTCGTCGGCGACGATGCGGCTCACCGAACGCGCCAACGTCGCCGGGTCGAGCCCGGTCGTGGAGGAGAACGTCAGGTCGTCGGCGTAGCGGGTGAACGTCGCCCCGACCGCGCGCGCCAACCCGTCCAACCGCCGGTCCACCGCGTGCGCGCAGAGGTTCGCCAACGCGGGCGAGGTCGGCGCCCCCTGCGGGAGGTGCGCTTCGGAGAGGTTGCGCCGCAATCGGAACCGCGCGTCAGCGGCCCCGCCGTCGGGCATCGTGCGCAGGACGGTCAACGGGGTCACGTGGGTCGTGAGTCCGGTGAGGACGTGGGCGACGGGTTCGGCGTAGCCCATCAGCCGGAACCTGCCGTAGACCCGCGACGCCGGGACGCAGGCGAAGAAACCCTCCAGGTCGAACCGCACGACCGTGCGGGCCTGGACGTGGTCCCACGCCCCGGTCAGCGCGGACCGTCCGGGGACGAACCCGTGGGCGACGTCGTGGGCGGGCACCCGGTCGAGGACCTCGCGCAGGACCCGCCTCTGCAGGTGCTTCAGCCGGGGTTTCGGCGCCTCCAGCAGCCGCGGGACGCCGCGTTTCGCGGTCCACGCGGACCGGTAGTGGTGCAGCGCCCGGCCGGCGGTCCGGACCTGGTAGCGCCGCAGGTCCGCGAACCAGTCGAGGTGTTCCGGTTCGACCTCGAGGA
This region includes:
- a CDS encoding reverse transcriptase family protein; the encoded protein is MTDRSADAVVVALAAAFLDGPWTPEGLTHRGRAAVGSPRAGWVAKVAAAVLAQFHRPPHDAPRELHACILRSTAYGSAKRAAARRGAPLRMAHLAVGTTRMRGNRFGVPELHTVLDVAEFLEVEPEHLDWFADLRRYQVRTAGRALHHYRSAWTAKRGVPRLLEAPKPRLKHLQRRVLREVLDRVPAHDVAHGFVPGRSALTGAWDHVQARTVVRFDLEGFFACVPASRVYGRFRLMGYAEPVAHVLTGLTTHVTPLTVLRTMPDGGAADARFRLRRNLSEAHLPQGAPTSPALANLCAHAVDRRLDGLARAVGATFTRYADDLTFSSTTGLDPATLARSVSRIVADEGFVLNPAKTRTRGRGARQLVTGLVVNDHPNVPRDEFDRLKAVLHNCVVHGPASQNRAAHPDFRAHLEGRVSRVEFVNPAKGNRLRRSFERIPW
- a CDS encoding DUF3817 domain-containing protein, translating into MTSGPLAARWFRVIATFEAISWTALLVAMFLKWIVKAPHEGGVPVVGMIHGVGFVIYLLSTVWAARRLGWGLRVTLLGFVAGFPPFGTIVFERWLVRHGLLTTGSARSSDAVGSPSRG